A stretch of Aspergillus nidulans FGSC A4 chromosome VI DNA encodes these proteins:
- a CDS encoding putative membrane bound C2 domain protein (vp115) (transcript_id=CADANIAT00009458) gives MASQNAESAELKQQGAIETAQAASQDPQSHIQPETVEKKLVEETRKAGLPAYQFNPDASPQEKAAEAESCVPPGFHRDREPKAIGVITDKDDGTPAPYDLPPPKSATTLLDEKSQEPAADKKEEEVDDEQRWARDRTGWAPRFVHEETQEEHDEATLLDHQTFLEAKLDEKFFGDWYHNAGVIVFACLSSWIVAVLGGGLAWVFIIMAACGTYYRTSIRRVRRNFRDDVNREMAKQRLETDTESLEWINSFLVKFWPIYAPVMCDTIINSVDQVLSTATPAFLDSLRLKTFILGSKPPRLEHVKTYPKTEVDTVIMDWKFSFTPNDTMDLTARQVKDKINPKVVLEVRVGKGVVSKGLDVIVEDMACSGLMRVKVKLQIPFPHIERVDVCFLGRPELDYVCKPLGGDTLGFDINFIPGLESFIKEQIHANLGPMMYEPNVFPIEIAKMLAGNAVDQAIGVVAVTLHGARQLKNPDKFAGTPDPYAVVSLNNRTEVGRTKTIQDTDSPRWNETIYVIITSFTDTLTIQPYDWNEFRKDKELGTATFALDKLEQEPEHESVYLEVLASGRSRGSIHADIRFFPVLEGRKLENGETEPPPELNTGIARFTVEQAKDLDGSRSLVGQLNPYGVLLLNGKEIHITNKLKRTNNPIFQNASKEFLVTDRKTARLGLVIKDDRDLVKDPILGSYQIKMNDMLKMMEKGHQWFHLHGAKSGRAKLVLDWKPVAVGGIAGSAGYVDPIGVMRIHFKDAADLRNLEKMGKSDPYARVLLAGYMKGRTVTFRNNLNPDWDEVVYVPIHSAREKLTLEVMDEESVGSDRSLGSVELSAADYVHENEAGEYEIDDEKQLVSSSLRLGQRAKGTLNYTVAFYPTIPVVNPEDEEEEEEEAEAEAEAETEAAGLTRKSTDSRRKSYHSKSRSVDSKISDNKGATNGTADLQSNGRPSLESRSGTVKDSETASVRSIKEVPKTYISVDDLANHESGFIVFKLHEVNLSRSNVHVEIIMDDYMFPVWSSPKIRTKTAKIEDIGDAFVRELEFSKITLRIVEKVNADTDDDEHIVAKLTGDTFSTLQRILYTPTELVLRSTDGEVSRVTVSARYIPVTMKLDPSESINNMGTLRVDVLDAADLPSADRNGYSDPYCKFRLDGKEIFKTKVQKKTLHPAWNEFFETPIKSRIGANFRCDVYDWDFGDKADYLGGVPINLEMLEPFQAQEVSLTLDGKSGAIRLKLLFKPTYVMRSRQGSSTFSGTFATPGKIVGAPVKGVGFVGGNVIKGASFLGRGIMSKIRGDDSSSDEEQEQQKEVPSAILVDGETPPNSTPKSDLNHSRTRSVAASHYGDRLSIGGKGESGTARISIVSAGGYPPSANVRVLVRALGAKGAKEVLKTKAIKSGGGPVVFDSASESCRVHNTTADAQYQIRVVDHSTFGSDNVLGEAAFFVGDQGSVAGQEKTVNVGSGTVVVRSSFSAAGDSLRPGTAYSNAGDNASEVTDSPDSKKPRRSFLSKRSVSGA, from the exons GACGATGGCACTCCCGCCCCGTATGATCTTCCTCCACCGAAATCCGCAACCACGTTGCTTGATGAAAAATCCCAAGAACCTGCAGCagacaagaaagaggaggaggttgatgatGAGCAGCGTTGGGCGCGCGACCGGACGGGCTGGGCTCCACGGTTCGTTCATGAGGAAACTCAAGAAGAGCACGATGAAGCAACATTGTTGGACCATCAGACCTTCTTGGAGGCCAAACTGGACGAGAAGTTCTTTGGCG ATTGGTATCACAATGCCGGCGTCATTGTTTTTGCATGCTTATCATCATGGATTGTCGCCGTTCTAGGCGGTGGACTGGCTTGGGTCTTCATTATCATGGCCGCCTGTGGCACCTATTATCGAACCTCTATCCGGCGAGTTCGGCGAAACTTCCGCGATGACGTTAACCGCGAGATGGCGAAGCAACGCCTGGAAACCGATACCGAGAGCTTGGAGTGGATCAACAGTTTCCTTGTCAAGTTTTGGCCCATTTATGCGCCAGTGATGTGCGACACGATCATCAATTCCGTTGATCAGGTGCTCAGCACAGCAACCCCAGCATTCCTGGACAGCCTACGATTGAAGACATTTATCCTAGGCAGCAAACCGCCTCGATTGGAGCACGTCAAGACCTATCCTAAGACCGAAGTTGACACTGTCATCATGGACTGGAAATTCAGCTTCACACCTAACGATACCATGGATTTGACCGCCCGCCAGGTCAAAGACAAGATCAACCCCAAAGTTGTCTTGGAAGTCCGTGTTGGTAAAGGCGTCGTCAGCAAGGGTCTCGATGTGATTGTTGAGGACATGGCTTGCAGCGGTCTTATGAGAGTCAAGGTGAAGCTTCAGATTCCCTTCCCACATATTGAACGGGTTGATGTCTGCTTTTTGGGACGGCCGGAACTTGACTATGTTTGCAAGCCTCTCGGTGGCGATACCCTCGGGTTCGATATCAACTTCATCCCTGGTCTGGAGAGCTTTATCAAAGAACAGATCCACGCCAATCTTGGTCCGATGATGTATGAGCCCAACGTTTTCCCGATTGAGATTGCCAAGATGCTTGCTGGAAACGCTGTTGATCAGGCAATCGGTGTTGTTGCCGTAACTCTTCACGGCGCGCGCCAGCTAAAGAACCCTGACAAGTTCGCTGGTACTCCTGACCCTTATGCAGTGGTATCTCTGAACAACCGGACCGAAGTTGGCCGCACTAAGACGATACAAGATACGGATAGCCCAAGATGGAACGAGACTATCTACGTGATTATCACCTCCTTCACTGACACTTTGACTATCCAACCTTACGATTGGAACGAATTCCggaaggacaaggagctGGGAACCGCAACTTTCGCCCTGGACAAGCTTGAGCAAGAGCCCGAGCATGAAAGTGTATACCTCGAAGTCTTGGCAAGCGGCCGATCCCGGGGTTCTATCCACGCAGATATTCGATTCTTCCCCGTTTTGGAGGGTAGAAAATTGGAGAACGGTGAGACTGAACCGCCTCCAGAGCTGAACACTGGTATCGCTCGATTCACAGTCGAACAAGCCAAGGACCTGGACGGAAGTAGGAGCTTGGTTGGGCAACTGAACCCATACGGCGTTCTTCTACTCAACGGCAAAGAAATCCACATAACCAACAAACTCAAGCGAACGAACAACCCTATCTTCCAAAATGCCTCGAAAGAGTTTTTGGTCACTGATCGTAAGACTGCCCGGCTTGGTCTGGTGATCAAGGACGACCGGGATCTAGTCAAGGACCCCATCCTCGGTTCCTATCAGATCAAGATGAATGACATGCTCAAAATGATGGAGAAAGGCCACCAGTGGTTCCATCTCCACGGTGCTAAGTCTGGACGTGCCAAACTGGTCTTGGATTGGAAGCCCGTTGCGGTGGGAGGCATTGCAGGAAGCGCCGGCTACGTCGATCCAATTGGAGTTATGCGAATCCACTTCAAGGACGCAGCGGATCTGCGCAACCTTGAGAAGATGGGCAAGTCTGATCCTTATGCTCGAgtgctgctggctggctaCATGAAGGGCCGCACAGTTACCTTTAGgaacaacctcaaccctgATTGGGATGAAGTCGTGTACGTTCCGATTCACAGTGCTCGCGAGAAGCTCACCTTGGAAGTCATGGATGAGGAGTCTGTTGGAAGTGATCGGTCACTTGGCTCGGTGGAGCTCTCTGCAGCAGACTACGTTCATGAGAATGAGGCCGGTGAATACGAAATCGATGACGAGAAACAACTTGTATCCAGTTCCCTTCGCCTTGGTCAACGTGCCAAGGGAACTTTGAACTATACTGTCGCTTTCTACCCAACAATCCCCGTCGTCAAtcctgaagacgaagaggaggaagaggaggaggctgaggctgaggccgaggccgagactGAGGCAGCTGggttgacgaggaagagcacTGATTCCAGACGCAAGAGCTACCACTCCAAGTCCAGGAGCGTGGACTCGAAGATCTCCGACAATAAGGGTGCTACCAATGGGACCGCAGATTTGCAGTCGAACGGACGTCCTAGCCTTGAGTCTCGCTCTGGTACTGTTAAAGACTCGGAGACGGCGTCGGTTAGGTCTATTAAGGAGGTCCCCAAGACTTATATCTCTGTGGACGACCTTGCCAACCATG AATCCGGCTTCATCGTGTTTAAACTTCACGAGGTCAACCTTTCGCGCAGCAACGTGCATGTGGAAATCATAATGGATGATTATATGTTCCCAGTGTGGTCATCGCCCAAAATCCGCACTAAGACTGCTAAGATCGAGGACA TTGGCGATGCGTTTGTGCGTGAACTTGAGTTCTCAAAGATCACCCTTCGGATTGTGGAGAAGGTCAATGCCGAcactgatgatgacgaaCATATCGTGGCCAAACTCACAGGCGACACGTTCAGTACGCTCCAGCGCATCCTGTACACACCTACAGAGCTTGTCCTCCGATCCACCGATGGAGAGGTGAGCAGAGTCACAGTTAGTGCTCGATACATTCCTGTCACTATGAAACTGGATCCATCAGaaagcatcaacaacatgGGAACTCTCCGTGTGGATGTCTTGGACGCTGCCGATCTACCGTCTGCCGACCGCAACGGCTACAGTGATCCGTACTGCAAATTCCGCTTGGACGGTAAGGAAATCTTCAAGACTAAagtgcagaagaagaccctcCATCCTGCCTGGAACGAGTTTTTCGAGACGCCAATCAAGTCCCGTATTGGTGCCAATTTCCGCTGCGATGTCTATGATTGGGACTTTGGCGACAAGGCTGATTATCTCGGCGGTGTGCCGATCAACCTTGAAATGCTGGAACCCTTCCAGGCTCAAGAGGTTTCTCTAACTCTAGACGGAAAGTCGGGCGCGATCAGGTTGAAGCTGTTATTCAAACCTACGTACGTCATGCGCTCTCGCCAAGGATCATCTACTTTCTCCGGTACATTTGCTACGCCCGGAAAAATTGTTGGTGCCCCCGTCAAGGGAGTTGGATTTGTTGGTGGCAACGTGATCAAGGGAGCCTCGTTTTTGGGCCGCGGGATCATGTCAAAGATCCGCGGAGACGATTCTTccagcgacgaggagcaagaacaacAGAAGGAAGTTCCGTCGGCCATCCTGGTAGACGGGGAAACGCCTCCTAACTCTACGCCGAAGAGCGACCTTAATCATTCACGTACCCGCAGCGTCGCAGCATCGCATTACGGCGATCGGCTCAGCATCGGTGGCAAGGGCGAAAGCGGAACCGCCAGGATCTCGATTGTGTCCGCGGGCGGGTATCCTCCGTCCGCTAATGTCCGCGTACTTGTGCGCGCACTCGGCGCGAAAGGTGCCAAGGAAGTGCTCAAGACCAAGGCCATCAAGAGCGGAGGCGGTCCTGTCGTATTCGACTCCGCGAGCGAGAGCTGCCGTGTTCACAACACGACAGCCGATGCGCAGTACCAGATCAGAGTAGTTGACCACTCTACTTTCGGATCCGACAACGTCCTGGGCGAGGCAGCTTTTTTCGTCGGGGACCAGGGATCGGTTGCTGGTcaggagaagacggtgaaCGTTGGCAGCGGAACGGTTGTTGTCCGGAGCAGCTTTTCGGCAGCCGGAGACAGTCTTCGGCCGGGGACAGCATATTCAAATGCAGGCGACAATGCGTCTGAGGTGACTGACAGCCCCGACTCAAAGAAGCCTCGACGTAGCTTCCTCAGCAAGCGCAGCGTCAGCGGGGCGTGA
- the ugp1 gene encoding UTP glucose-1-phosphate uridylyltransferase (transcript_id=CADANIAT00009459), whose amino-acid sequence MATKDLPTHLSSNTGFGKHHGKTQSHMAFENASTSVAASQMRNALNALAETVPDPNERKRFEAEMDNFFALFRRFLNDKAKGNVVNWDRIAPPQPSQVVNYDDIGKESSVEFLNKLAVVKLNGGLGTSMGCVGPKSVIEVREGMSFLDLSVRQIEHLNRTYNVNVPFVLMNSFNTDQDTQSIIKKYQGHNVDIITFNQSRYPRIIKDSLLPAPKSFDAPLQDWYPPGHGDVFESLYNSGTLDKLLERGVEYIFLSNADNLGAVVDTRILQHMIDTKAEYIMELTDKTKADVKGGTIIDYEGKVRLLEIAQVPKEHVNEFKSIKKFKYFNTNNIWMNLRAIKRVVEENELEMEIIANEKSIPADKKGEADQAIYQLETAVGAAIRHFKNAHGVNVPRRRFLPVKTCSDLLLVKSDLYRLEHGQLVMDPNRFGGVPVIKLGSDFKKVSDFQKRIPSIPRIVELDHLTITGAVNLGRNVTLKGTVIIVATEGSTIDIPPGSVLENCVVQGSLRILEH is encoded by the exons ATGGCTACAAAAGATCTGCCTACTCATCTGTCCTCAAACACGGGGTTCGGCAAGCACCATGGCAAGACTCAATCTCATATG GCATTCGAAAATGCTTCCACCAGTGTTGCCGCCTCCCAGATGCGTAATGCCCTGAACGCTCTCGCTGAGACTGTCCCCGATCCTAACGAGCGCAAACGATTCGAGGCCGAGATGGACAActtctttgctcttttccGCAGATTCCTTAATGATAAGGCCAAGGGTAACGTCGTCAATTGGGACCGTATCGCCCCTCCCCAGCCCTCACAGGTCGTCAACTATGACGACATTGGCAAGGAATCGTCTGTCGAGTTCCTTAACAAGCTCGCTGTCGTCAAGCTCAACGGTGGTCTCGGTACCTCCATGGGTTGCGTCGGTCCCAAGTCCGTCATCGAGGTCCGTGAGGGCATGTCCTTCCTGGATCTGTCCGTCCGTCAGATCGAGCACTTGAACCGCACTTACAATGTCAACGTCCCCTTTGTCTTGATGAACTCGTTCAACACCGACCAGGACACACAATCCATCATCAAGAAGTACCAGGGCCACAACGTCGACATCATTACCTTCAACCAGTCTCGGTACCCCAGAATCATCAAGGACTCGCTTCTGCCTGCGCCCAAGTCCTTCGATGCTCCTCTGCAGGACTGGTACCCCCCTGGTCACGGTGACGTCTTTGAATCACTGTACAACTCCGGCACCCTCGACAAGCTCTTGGAGCGCGGCGTCGAATATATTTTCCTGTCCAACGCCGACAACCTGGGCGCTGTTGTTGATACCCGCATCCTGCAGCACATGATCGACACCAAGGCTGAATATATCATGGAATTGACcgacaagaccaaggccGATGTCAAGGGTGGTACTATCATCGACTATGAGGGCAAGGTCCGTCTCCTTGAAATCGCCCAGGTGCCCAAGGAGCACGTCAACGAGTTCAAGTCCATCAAGAAGTTCAAGTACTTCAACACTAATAACATCTGGATGAACCTTCGCGCCATTAAGCGTGTTgtcgaggagaacgagctCGAAATGGAGATTATTGCCAACGAGAAGTCCATCCCTGCAGACAAGAAGGGTGAGGCCGACCAGGCCATCTACCAGCTTGAGACTGCTGTTGGTGCCGCCATCCGTCACTTCAAGAACGCCCACGGTGTCAACGTTCCCCGTCGCCGCTTCCTTCCCGTCAAGACTTGCTCCGACTTGCTGCTGGTCAAGTCCGACCTCTACCGCCTCGAGCACGGTCAGCTCGTCATGGACCCTAACCGATTTGGCGGTGTCCCCGTCATCAAGCTCGGCTCAGACTTCAAGAAGGTTTCTGACTTCCAGAAGCGCATTCCCAGCATTCCCCGTATCGTGGAGCTGGACCATCTCACCATCACTGGAGCCGTCAATCTGGGCCGCAACGTGACCCTGAAAGGTACGGTAATCATTGTAGCTACAGAAGGCAGCACGATCGACATTCCCCCAGGTTCTGTACTGGAAAACTGTGTTGTACAGGGCAGTCTTCGCATTCTCGAGCATTAA
- a CDS encoding putative C6 transcription factor (War1) (transcript_id=CADANIAT00009460), with protein sequence MEIDPRLQRGETSHESADSDSDYPEPPSRPSQQQLSSTAVNQYAHNQSAHPADPGDHELAYRAHISPQHELDPNDPNAELKKPRACESCRQLKVRCEPDPNPDKPCKRCAKAGRSCVVTVPNRKRQKKTDCRVTELERKIEVLTATLRATQKIDSLLPSKNTAQTSSSLSSRDEESGGRRWLVPGQSDPDRSNAVPARPGPLGTKRHHSGDVKDRNTVATQSTPSQASNLSPATDNTESSGRQWPIPLASWSTPKSSNKEKARVPDIIDKGLVSYAVASDAFTRYVDDMCHHVPMVIFPPGTQMSDVRKNKPVLLHAIVAVAMGPFEPSSQGTLLRELYKTVTESVFINGEKSLELVQALLIAVNFYTPPENFEQMTFFQLSQLAVAIGMDIGMHRKRQPRGKQILTGKPCTAPVTADSARTSSALRRPNIVRWLPYTDECVEILENSPDALPTDKKMVHWAKLGRILEEISSRFFSDDLGSLSFTDPKSLFTMKAFEKQLDQWGREASGKFESPQAIVNIYLHENALDTMGEHKPAEADITDPTAAARVTALSSTLSSIHEALDTVTAISPKQLISVPSFTLARTVFAFVALIKLYSIVTAPDSYIGQVIDPRALRVESYMDKVIAHYAAAGSLAGGIAAGKFSTVMTMIRGTFKSLKDQDGSGAPQVVRGNTARAADQQAETSESQAQNAPTPLRLLSEVATGGSKPNQSQRHQQSSHHSSRTAAGVNFSNTTSQVSSELNSTITPNATTQPPFPSCISPPELSSESPATTSTDSNTNTNPNCNTSTVTGPGSWARYDPHTHSLPQDPFYQSTQFDSTTTTNTSPTQPTQPPSTNTPSSYDFTDPNIAMTMGMPMDNNMPGSMSMSMSMGTGIGMGMYAPDLGLGLDDQFLSSLGLGLEFGNLGGEMPAWMPQGQWSL encoded by the exons ATGGAGATCGATCCGCGATTACAACGAGGGGAGACCAGCCACGAGAGCGCGGATTCAG ACTCCGATTACCCTGAACCCCCTTCTCGGCCCTCACAACAGCAGCTCTCTTCAACAGCCGTGAACCAGTACGCCCACAACCAGTCCGCGCACCCAGCAGACCCAGGGGATCACGAATTAGCCTACCGCGCCCACATCTCTCCTCAACATGAACTCGACCCCAATGATCCAAACGCGGAACTCAAGAAACCACGGGCCTGCGAGTCCTGCCGACAATTGAAAGTCCGATGCGAGCCCGATCCCAACCCAGACAAGCCGTGCAAGCGGTGCGCGAAAGCCGGCCGGTCATGCGTCGTGACGGTCCCGAACCGGaagcgccagaagaagaccgaTTGCAGGGTAACCGAGCTTGAACGCAAGATCGAAGTGTTGACGGCCACGCTGCGTGCCACACAGAAAATCGACTCACTCCTACCGTCGAAGAACACCGCCCAGACTTCGTCGTCTTTATCTTCGAGAGACGAGGAGAGTGGAGGGCGCCGCTGGTTGGTTCCAGGGCAGAGTGACCCGGACCGTTCGAATGCTGTTCCCGCAAGACCAGGTCCGTTGGGGACTAAGCGGCATCACAGCGGGGATGTCAAGGATCGGAATACGGTGGCTACGCAGTCGACCCCGTCGCAAGCTAGTAATCTCAGCCCGGCGACGGATAATACAGAAAGCTCGGGGAGACAATGGCCAATCCCATTGGCAAGCTGGTCTACTCCGAAATCCAGCAATAAAGAGAAAGCTCGCGTTCCTGATATTATCGACAAGGGGCTTGTGAGTTATGCCGTCGCATCAGATGCCTTTACGCGCTATGTCGATGACATGTGCCACCATGTGCCGATGGTCATTTTCCCGCCTGGTACACAGATGAGCGACGTTCGAAAGAACAAGCCAGTCCTGCTTCATgccattgttgctgttgcgATGGGTCCATTCGAACCGAGTTCACAAGGCACGCTGCTTCGAGAACTCTACAAGACGGTGACAGAAAGCGTGTTTATAAATGGCGAGAAGTCACTTGAACTGGTCCAAGCACTCCTTATAGCAGTAAACTTTTATACTCCTCCAGAAAATTTTGAACAGATGACGTTTTTTCAGCTGTCGCAACTGGCAGTGGCTATAGGGATGGACATAGGGATGCACCGGAAACGACAACCAAGGGGGAAGCAGATCCTAACGGGGAAACCAT GTACCGCGCCAGTGACAGCTGACTCTGCTAGGACGTCGAGCGCCCTACGACGGCCGAACATTGTTCGATGGCTCCCGTATACGGATGAATGTGTAGAAATCCTCGAGAATTCGCCAGATGCTCTGCCTACGGACAAGAAAATGGTCCATTGGGCTAAATTGGGCAGgattcttgaagagatcAGTTCGCGGTTCTTCTCCGACGACCTGGGCAGTTTATCATTTACTGATCCGAAGTCTTTATTCACCATGAAAGCGTTCGAGAAGCAACTGGATCAATGGGGAAGAGAGGCGTCCGGTAAATTCGAATCGC CTCAAGCTATCGTCAATATATATCTCCATGAAAACGCCCTCGATACCATGGGCGAGCACAAACCTGCAGAGGCCGACATCACAGACCCCACCGCAGCCGCCCGCGTAACGGCCCTGAGCTCGACGCTCTCGTCCATACACGAAGCTTTAGACACTGTCACTGCCATCTCGCCAAAACAATTAATCAGCGTACCAAGCTTTACGCTGGCTCGAACGGTGTTCGCCTTCGTTGCACTGATAAAGCTGTACTCGATTGTGACCGCCCCAGACTCGTATATCGGGCAGGTGATTGATCCTAGAGCGTTGCGCGTGGAGTCCTACATGGATAAGGTCATAGCTCActatgctgctgctggatcacTCGCTGGCGGTATCGCCGCGGGCAAATTTTCAACTGTTATGACCATGATTAGAGGGACGTTCAAGTCGCTCAAGGACCAGGATGGATCTGGCGCGCCTCAAGTCGTTAGAGGGAACACAGCACGTGCCGCGGACCAG CAGGCTGAGACCTCCGAATCCCAAGCGCAAAACGCCCCAActcctctccgcctcctcagTGAAGTGGCCACTGGCGGATCAAAACCAAATCAAAGCCAACGACATCAACAGTCTTCCCATCACAGTTCCCGCACTGCAGCCGGCGTCAATTTCTCAAATACTACCTCCCAAGTATCCTCAGAGCTCAACTCTACCATCACACCAAATGCTACGACGCAGCCACCTTTCCCCTCTTGCATAAGTCCACCGGAGCTCTCCTCCGAATCACCAGCCACAACAAGCACCGATAGTAATACCAACACAAACCCCAACtgcaacaccagcaccgtCACTGGTCCAGGCTCCTGGGCGCGTTACGACCCTCATACTCACTCTCTCCCCCAAGACCCATTCTACCAATCCACCCAATTCGATTCAACCACTACCACAAACACAAGCCCAACCCAGCCCACGCAACCCCCTAGCACAAACACACCGTCCAGCTACGATTTCACAGATCCAAACATCGCCATGACCATGGGCATGCCTATGGACAATAACATGCCCGGCAGTATGAGTATGAGCATGAGCATGGGCACAGGCATAGGGATGGGCATGTACGCGCCTGACCTTGGTCTCGGACTCGACGACCAATTCCTTAGCTCGCTGGGCCTAGGTCTCGAGTTTGGGAATTTGGGCGGGGAAATGCCTGCTTGGATGCCGCAGGGCCAGTGGtctctttga